From the genome of Streptomyces sp. NBC_01260, one region includes:
- the kdpB gene encoding potassium-transporting ATPase subunit KdpB, with protein MSTTAAPAPTPPGAGRQQHRVPGGLLDPRQLLTSFPDALRKLDPRVMVRNPVMFVVEVGAVLTTLSAIRAPSVFAWVITGWLWLTSVFANLAEAVAEGRGKAQAETLRRARTTTVARRLTGWRPGATDAAEQEVPGAALRLGDHVVVEAGQTIPGDGDVVEGIASVDESAITGESAPVIRESGGDRSAVTGGTKVLSDRIIVKITSKPGETFIDRMIALVEGAARQKTPNEIALNILLASLTIIFLITVATLQPFAVFAGAEQTIVVLVSLVVALIPTTIGALLSAIGIAGMDRLVQRNVLAMSGRAVEAAGDVNTLLLDKTGTITLGNRQAAEFLPVGGVSIEELADASQLSSIADETPEGRSIVVLAKRRYALRGRSEGELAQARFVPFTAQSRMSGVDINGPQEKLSLRKGAATAVMRWVRDNGGHPTAEVGGIVDGISASGGTPLVVGEVTRHGDAPGARILGVIHLKDVVKAGMRERFDELRRMGIKTVMITGDNPLTARAIAEEAGVDDFLAEATPEDKMALIKREQAGGKLVAMTGDGTNDAPALAQADVGVAMNTGTSAAKEAGNMVDLDSDPTKLIEIVEIGKQLLITRGALTTFSIANDVAKYFAIIPAMFAAVYPGLDKLNIMRLHSPTSAIASAIVFNALIIIALIPLALRGVRYRPSSAATLLSRNIWMYGLGGLVLPFVSIKLLDLLIQFIPGLR; from the coding sequence AGCAGCATCGGGTCCCGGGCGGACTGCTCGACCCCCGGCAGCTTCTGACGTCCTTCCCCGACGCCCTGCGCAAGCTGGATCCGCGGGTGATGGTCCGCAACCCCGTCATGTTCGTGGTGGAGGTCGGGGCGGTGCTGACCACGCTGTCGGCCATCAGGGCGCCCAGCGTCTTCGCCTGGGTGATCACGGGATGGCTCTGGCTGACATCCGTCTTCGCCAACCTCGCCGAAGCAGTGGCCGAGGGGCGCGGCAAGGCCCAGGCGGAGACTCTCCGACGGGCCAGGACGACGACGGTGGCCCGCCGTCTCACCGGCTGGCGGCCAGGCGCGACCGACGCCGCGGAGCAGGAGGTTCCCGGCGCCGCTCTCCGTCTGGGTGATCACGTCGTCGTCGAGGCCGGGCAGACCATCCCCGGCGACGGAGATGTGGTCGAGGGCATCGCGAGCGTCGACGAATCGGCCATCACGGGCGAGTCTGCGCCGGTGATCCGCGAATCGGGTGGCGACCGGTCGGCGGTCACGGGCGGTACCAAAGTGCTCTCGGACCGGATCATCGTGAAGATCACCTCGAAGCCGGGGGAGACCTTCATCGACCGGATGATCGCACTCGTGGAGGGGGCCGCGCGGCAGAAGACGCCGAACGAGATCGCGCTCAACATCCTGCTGGCATCCCTCACGATCATCTTCCTGATCACGGTGGCGACCCTGCAGCCCTTCGCCGTCTTCGCCGGGGCGGAGCAGACCATCGTCGTCCTTGTCTCCCTCGTGGTGGCCCTTATCCCCACGACGATCGGCGCACTGCTCTCGGCGATCGGCATCGCGGGCATGGACCGGCTCGTGCAGCGCAACGTGCTGGCGATGTCCGGGCGTGCGGTGGAGGCCGCGGGCGACGTGAACACCCTCCTGCTCGACAAGACCGGCACCATCACCCTCGGCAACCGCCAGGCCGCCGAGTTCCTGCCGGTGGGCGGGGTGAGCATCGAGGAACTCGCGGATGCCTCGCAGCTGTCGTCAATCGCCGACGAGACACCCGAGGGCCGCTCGATCGTCGTCCTCGCCAAGCGGCGGTACGCGCTACGCGGCCGTAGCGAGGGAGAGCTGGCCCAGGCACGGTTCGTACCCTTCACCGCTCAGAGCCGGATGAGCGGAGTCGATATCAACGGTCCTCAGGAGAAGCTGTCTTTGCGCAAGGGAGCGGCGACGGCAGTGATGCGCTGGGTCCGTGACAACGGCGGCCACCCCACGGCAGAGGTCGGCGGCATCGTCGACGGCATCTCCGCGAGCGGCGGCACCCCGCTGGTCGTCGGCGAAGTGACCCGGCACGGCGACGCGCCCGGCGCCCGCATCCTCGGTGTCATCCACCTCAAGGACGTCGTCAAGGCAGGCATGCGCGAACGCTTCGACGAACTGCGCCGCATGGGCATCAAGACCGTCATGATCACCGGCGACAACCCGCTGACCGCGCGCGCCATCGCCGAGGAGGCCGGTGTCGACGACTTCCTCGCCGAGGCCACGCCCGAGGACAAGATGGCCCTCATCAAGCGCGAGCAGGCGGGCGGCAAACTCGTCGCGATGACCGGCGACGGCACGAACGACGCCCCGGCGCTCGCCCAGGCGGATGTCGGCGTGGCCATGAACACCGGCACCTCGGCCGCCAAGGAGGCCGGGAACATGGTGGACCTGGACTCCGACCCGACCAAGCTGATCGAGATCGTCGAGATCGGCAAGCAGCTGCTGATCACCCGTGGTGCGCTGACGACGTTCTCCATCGCCAACGACGTCGCGAAGTACTTCGCGATCATCCCGGCCATGTTCGCGGCTGTCTACCCGGGCCTGGACAAGCTCAACATCATGCGACTGCACAGCCCGACCTCGGCGATCGCCTCCGCGATCGTCTTCAACGCGCTGATCATCATCGCTCTGATCCCGCTGGCGCTGCGCGGCGTGCGCTACCGGCCGTCCTCCGCGGCGACACTGCTCAGCCGCAACATCTGGATGTACGGGCTCGGCGGGCTGGTACTGCCCTTCGTCAGCATCAAGCTGCTCGATCTCCTCATCCAGTTCATCCCCGGCCTGCGCTGA
- the kdpC gene encoding potassium-transporting ATPase subunit KdpC has protein sequence MCAHLPPVLQHHLTALRMLLAFTVITGIAYPLLVTGISQAGLSDRANGSLLTTNGTPVASSLIGQNFSLPKKNPQDEKETLRPDPKWFQPRPSAGGYDPTVSGASNLGPNNTDLIKTVKDRRAAVAAFDGVQPASVPADAVTASGSGLDPAISPAYAHEQVDRVAKARHLAPAKVKALVARHVQGRVLGFLGQERVNVVELNHGLARLT, from the coding sequence GTGTGCGCCCACCTTCCCCCCGTACTCCAGCACCATCTGACCGCCTTGCGGATGCTGCTGGCCTTCACCGTGATCACCGGCATCGCCTATCCGCTGCTCGTCACCGGCATCTCCCAGGCCGGTCTCTCCGACCGGGCCAACGGCTCGCTGCTGACGACGAACGGCACGCCGGTGGCCTCCAGCCTGATCGGCCAGAACTTCTCCCTGCCGAAGAAGAATCCCCAGGACGAGAAGGAGACACTGCGCCCCGACCCCAAGTGGTTCCAGCCCCGCCCGTCCGCCGGCGGCTACGACCCCACGGTCTCCGGTGCCTCCAATCTGGGCCCGAACAACACCGACCTGATCAAGACCGTCAAGGACCGCCGCGCAGCCGTCGCCGCCTTCGACGGGGTCCAGCCCGCGTCCGTCCCCGCGGACGCCGTCACCGCCAGCGGCTCGGGTCTCGACCCGGCGATCTCGCCGGCGTACGCCCACGAACAGGTGGACCGCGTCGCGAAGGCCCGTCATCTCGCCCCCGCCAAGGTCAAGGCACTGGTCGCCCGACACGTCCAGGGACGTGTACTCGGATTTCTGGGTCAGGAACGCGTCAATGTCGTCGAACTCAACCACGGTCTGGCCAGGCTGACGTGA
- a CDS encoding TetR/AcrR family transcriptional regulator, which yields MTGRRRWSTEEILDAAADLLRTGDAESFSVRKLAAALGTDSSSLYRHFRSKTELLRAVADRILLAAMDGYRPEGDWKQRITALGLRVREAFGQQPQLAAVWGRHASSGTGSRLVMEEVLQALRASGLPDEKIPAHYHRIAVLLSALIASEAGVSTITPQEYEQGMELFRVAVLGADPERFPALSHFARDVRPLGVDRREAFVELLAAQLAHVEAAVRSG from the coding sequence ATGACTGGGCGAAGGCGTTGGTCGACCGAGGAGATCCTGGATGCGGCGGCGGATCTGCTGCGCACGGGCGACGCCGAGTCGTTCAGCGTGCGCAAGCTCGCCGCGGCCCTCGGGACCGATTCCTCCAGCCTCTACCGGCACTTCCGCAGCAAGACCGAACTGCTGCGCGCGGTCGCCGACCGGATTCTTCTGGCCGCCATGGACGGCTACCGCCCCGAGGGCGACTGGAAGCAGCGCATCACCGCCCTGGGCCTGCGGGTGAGGGAGGCCTTCGGTCAGCAGCCCCAACTCGCCGCGGTCTGGGGGCGCCATGCGTCGAGCGGCACCGGTTCCCGGCTGGTCATGGAAGAGGTGCTGCAGGCACTGCGGGCGTCAGGGCTGCCCGACGAGAAGATCCCGGCGCACTATCACCGGATCGCGGTTCTCCTCTCCGCGTTGATCGCCTCCGAGGCCGGGGTCAGCACCATCACCCCCCAGGAGTACGAACAGGGCATGGAGCTGTTCCGCGTCGCGGTCCTGGGCGCCGACCCCGAACGCTTCCCCGCCCTGTCCCACTTCGCCCGCGACGTCCGCCCCCTCGGGGTGGACCGCCGCGAAGCATTCGTGGAGCTCCTCGCCGCCCAGCTCGCCCACGTCGAGGCCGCGGTCCGCTCGGGCTAG
- a CDS encoding serine hydrolase domain-containing protein codes for MRNPLDSAELDAAIENVHRAGMPGLFAEVRDGDQIWRGAAGVADTATGRPVTADMRHRVGSITKTFTAAAVLQQVESGLIGLDTPIGHYLPGLVPGERGDAITVRMLINHTSGLAEYLPYAYPSLKGFPRLADTGPQSLDDNRFTRFHSTDLIERGVGAPATGAPGSTPGIYSNTNYLLLGELLEHVTGTTAQQCITRNVIERAGLRNTELPTGPYVDGPHSQIYESWLGMIDPPRDYSVYDMSFVGPAASLISTVTDLNRFYGMLLAGEIVSMSSLAQMQRTVPVVSQEGKTIEYGLGLYPTEAPGQATFWGHGGTAWGAGALTMTRADGNRQMSVALNLQRWNTLDPSGNPQPHPIDAALAALCRVAMYG; via the coding sequence ATGAGGAACCCACTGGATTCCGCGGAGCTGGACGCCGCCATCGAGAACGTCCACCGCGCGGGAATGCCGGGCCTGTTCGCCGAAGTACGTGACGGCGACCAGATCTGGCGCGGCGCCGCCGGTGTCGCCGATACCGCCACCGGCCGCCCCGTGACCGCGGACATGCGGCACCGCGTCGGCAGCATCACCAAGACCTTCACCGCCGCCGCGGTGCTGCAACAGGTCGAGAGCGGCCTGATCGGCCTGGACACACCGATCGGCCACTACCTTCCGGGGCTGGTACCCGGAGAGCGCGGTGACGCGATCACCGTCCGGATGCTGATCAACCACACCAGCGGTCTCGCCGAGTACCTCCCCTACGCCTACCCCTCCCTCAAGGGGTTCCCCAGGCTCGCCGACACCGGACCCCAGAGCCTGGACGACAACCGGTTCACCCGGTTCCACTCCACCGACCTCATCGAGAGGGGAGTCGGCGCACCTGCCACCGGCGCCCCGGGCAGCACACCGGGCATCTACTCCAACACCAACTACCTGCTCCTCGGCGAACTCCTGGAACACGTCACCGGCACCACGGCCCAGCAGTGCATCACCCGAAACGTCATCGAGCGCGCCGGACTCCGGAACACCGAACTCCCCACCGGGCCGTACGTCGACGGACCGCACTCACAGATCTACGAGTCGTGGCTCGGCATGATCGACCCGCCGCGCGACTACAGCGTCTACGACATGTCGTTCGTGGGACCGGCGGCCTCGCTGATATCGACCGTCACGGACCTCAACCGCTTCTACGGCATGCTGCTGGCCGGCGAGATCGTCAGCATGTCATCGCTGGCCCAGATGCAACGCACCGTCCCGGTCGTCTCCCAGGAGGGAAAGACGATCGAATACGGCCTCGGCCTGTACCCGACCGAGGCTCCCGGCCAGGCCACCTTCTGGGGCCACGGCGGCACGGCCTGGGGCGCGGGAGCGCTGACCATGACCCGCGCCGACGGCAACCGGCAGATGTCCGTCGCGCTGAACCTGCAGAGGTGGAACACCCTCGACCCCTCCGGCAATCCGCAGCCCCACCCCATCGACGCCGCCCTCGCGGCCCTCTGCCGCGTGGCGATGTACGGCTGA
- a CDS encoding lysine N(6)-hydroxylase/L-ornithine N(5)-oxygenase family protein yields the protein MTARPARPARSTPETDQPHDLVGIGIGPFNLSLAALAHGIPGAPHPLAATFYEQRPAFHWHPGLLIDGASLQVPFLADLVTLADPTSPWTFLNYLRTRDRLFPFYFAERFHIQRAEYDAYCRWVTEQLPGLHFGHQVDAIRWNPERALFEVDFTQLDTHGEAEALGRAHTRHIALGVGTEPHIPEPLKSLAEAGSVPVIHSADYLHHREQLLSAEHITVIGSGQSGAEIFLDLLRARPAGREKLHWLARTPAFAPMEYSKLGLEHFTPDYTRYFHALPEPVRDALVPHQWQLHKGIDHDTITAIHEELYRRTLHGGWPDATLTPGVCVRTAGRVATTRVELHLEHPQQGTRSHLTTDAVVLATGYRERPLDQMLDGLHTHLRRDTSGRPRIDDQFRLDLDPAITGNIYVQNAERHTHGVGAPDLGLAAWRSATILNNLTGTTAYHLPQRTAFTTFGLTPHTPKIPAQGPALTPLVQSN from the coding sequence ATGACAGCCCGGCCAGCCCGGCCAGCCCGGTCCACCCCCGAAACCGACCAGCCACACGACCTCGTCGGCATCGGCATCGGCCCCTTCAACCTCTCCCTCGCCGCCCTCGCCCACGGCATCCCCGGCGCCCCCCACCCCCTCGCCGCCACCTTCTACGAACAACGCCCCGCCTTCCACTGGCACCCCGGCCTCCTCATCGACGGCGCCAGCCTCCAAGTCCCCTTCCTCGCCGACCTCGTCACCCTCGCCGACCCCACCAGCCCCTGGACCTTCCTCAACTACCTACGCACCCGCGACCGGCTCTTCCCCTTCTACTTCGCCGAGCGCTTCCACATCCAACGCGCCGAATACGACGCCTACTGCCGCTGGGTCACCGAACAACTCCCCGGCCTCCACTTCGGCCACCAGGTCGACGCCATCCGCTGGAACCCCGAACGCGCCCTTTTCGAAGTCGACTTCACCCAACTCGACACCCACGGCGAAGCCGAAGCGCTCGGCCGCGCCCACACCCGCCACATCGCCCTCGGCGTCGGCACCGAACCCCACATCCCCGAACCCCTCAAATCCCTCGCCGAAGCCGGATCAGTCCCCGTCATCCACTCCGCCGACTACCTCCACCACCGCGAACAACTCCTCAGCGCCGAGCACATCACCGTCATCGGATCAGGACAGTCCGGCGCCGAAATCTTCCTCGACCTCCTCCGCGCCCGCCCCGCCGGCCGCGAAAAACTCCACTGGCTCGCCCGCACCCCCGCCTTCGCACCCATGGAGTACTCCAAACTCGGGCTCGAACACTTCACCCCCGACTACACCCGCTACTTCCACGCCCTCCCCGAACCCGTACGCGACGCACTCGTCCCCCACCAATGGCAACTCCACAAAGGCATCGACCACGACACCATCACCGCCATCCACGAAGAGCTCTACCGCCGCACCCTCCACGGCGGCTGGCCCGACGCCACTCTCACCCCCGGCGTCTGCGTACGCACCGCAGGCCGCGTCGCCACCACCCGCGTCGAACTCCACCTCGAACACCCCCAACAAGGCACCCGCTCCCACCTCACCACCGACGCCGTCGTCCTCGCCACCGGCTACCGCGAACGCCCCCTCGACCAGATGCTCGACGGCCTCCACACCCACCTGCGCCGCGACACCTCCGGCCGCCCCCGCATCGACGACCAGTTCCGCCTCGACCTCGACCCCGCCATCACCGGCAACATCTACGTACAGAACGCCGAACGCCACACCCACGGCGTCGGCGCCCCCGACCTCGGCCTCGCCGCCTGGCGCAGCGCCACCATCCTCAACAACCTCACCGGCACCACCGCCTACCACCTCCCGCAACGCACCGCCTTCACCACCTTCGGCCTCACCCCCCACACCCCGAAAATCCC
- a CDS encoding pyridoxal phosphate-dependent decarboxylase family protein, whose protein sequence is MPTPPLAGGTTGPAALRPLLDTVLTALQDGALRRDGPLPAGGPDTVTPHLRTALHPVIPDHGTGAHHALTTLISALTQGAADPADPLCAAHLHTPPLALAAAADLAASALNPSMDSWDQAPAASALEADLTTALATEIYPRRTAPDALVTTGGTEANQLALLLARERHGPVQTIRGANAHHSITRAAWLLGLPEPITIPAPTGVMDLTALADTLARLQGPLLVTATAGTTDTGQIDPLSDIADLCSTHGAELHIDAAYGGPLLFSPTHRSKVHGLDRAHSVTLDLHKLGWQPASAGILAVPDHHHLDPLHHHAPYLNADDDTEAGLPDLLGRSLRTTRRPDALKIAVTLQALGRTGLADLIDRTCTAAHHLADLITKTPTLDLYEHPTITTVLFRPTDTDDHTVATIRRTLLTRGHAVLGRTHTNGRLWLKATLLNPHTTPQDLQKLLDLVTHLATALAKGSTPR, encoded by the coding sequence ATGCCCACCCCGCCCCTCGCCGGAGGCACCACCGGCCCCGCCGCCCTGCGCCCCCTCCTCGACACCGTGCTCACCGCACTCCAGGACGGCGCCCTCCGACGCGACGGCCCCCTCCCCGCAGGCGGCCCCGACACCGTCACCCCCCACCTGCGCACCGCCCTCCACCCCGTCATCCCCGACCACGGCACCGGCGCCCACCACGCCCTCACCACCCTCATCAGCGCCCTCACCCAAGGCGCCGCAGACCCCGCCGACCCCCTCTGCGCAGCCCACCTCCACACCCCGCCCCTCGCCCTCGCCGCAGCAGCCGACCTCGCCGCCTCCGCCCTCAACCCCTCCATGGACTCCTGGGACCAGGCACCCGCCGCCTCCGCCCTCGAAGCCGACCTCACCACCGCACTCGCCACCGAGATCTACCCCCGCCGCACCGCACCCGACGCCCTCGTCACCACCGGCGGCACCGAAGCCAACCAACTCGCACTCCTCCTCGCCCGCGAACGCCACGGCCCCGTCCAGACCATCCGCGGTGCCAACGCCCACCACAGCATCACCCGCGCCGCCTGGCTCCTCGGCCTCCCCGAACCCATCACCATCCCCGCCCCCACCGGCGTCATGGACCTCACCGCCCTCGCCGACACCCTCGCCCGACTCCAGGGACCACTCCTCGTCACCGCCACCGCAGGCACCACCGACACCGGCCAGATCGACCCCCTCAGCGACATCGCCGACCTCTGCTCCACCCACGGCGCCGAACTCCACATCGACGCCGCCTACGGCGGACCCCTCCTCTTCAGCCCCACCCACCGCAGCAAGGTCCACGGCCTCGACCGCGCCCACAGCGTCACCCTCGACCTGCACAAACTCGGCTGGCAACCCGCATCCGCAGGCATCCTCGCCGTCCCCGACCACCACCACCTCGACCCACTCCACCACCACGCCCCCTACCTCAACGCCGACGACGACACCGAAGCCGGCCTCCCCGACCTCCTCGGCCGCTCCCTGCGCACCACCCGTCGGCCCGACGCACTCAAAATCGCCGTCACCCTCCAAGCCCTCGGCCGCACCGGACTCGCCGACCTCATCGACCGCACCTGCACCGCCGCCCACCACCTCGCCGACCTCATCACCAAAACCCCCACCCTCGACCTCTACGAACACCCCACCATCACCACCGTCCTCTTCCGCCCCACCGACACCGACGACCACACCGTCGCCACCATCCGCCGCACCCTCCTCACCCGAGGCCACGCCGTACTCGGCCGCACCCACACCAACGGCCGCCTCTGGCTCAAAGCCACGCTCCTCAACCCCCACACCACCCCCCAGGACCTCCAAAAGCTCCTCGACCTCGTCACCCACCTCGCCACAGCACTCGCGAAAGGCAGCACACCCCGATGA
- the pepN gene encoding aminopeptidase N: protein MSVLMRDEAQTRAQFLDVQRYTIDLDLTAGEETFDSRTLIRFTALADGDTFVEIKPATLRSISLDGHPLDPADLDGNRFPLTSLTSGEHELRIDAAMRYSRTGEGMHRFTDPADNETYLYTQLFMEDVQRVFAAFDQPDLKSVFALTVTAPEGWTVLGNGTAQHTGDGRWTIAPTPPISTYLVAVAAGPWHSVTTEHAGLPFGIHCRRSLAPHLDTDAEEILDITRACFDRFQEKFDEPYPFDSYDQAFVPEFNAGAMENPGLVTFRDEFIYRSAVTDTERQVRGMVIAHEMAHMWFGDLVTLAWWDDIWLNESFAEYMGYQTLAEATRFTDTWVDFGVARKGWGYDADQRPSTHPVAPDPAAVPDTASAMLNFDGISYAKGASALRQLVTWLGEKDFLAGINTHFARHKFGNATLADFIDNLASATDRDVHAWAGQWLRTTGVDTLTPHITETDTTWSLAVDHHGSRPHRIAVGTYDHAIDTQSGPDRLVLRDRFDIGIPQDDAPTTRPGRRPALVVLNDSDLTYAKVRLDPDSWNTVLSSLSGIPDALTRAVVWNTARDMVRDGELAPATYIEAARTHLPHETDLALHQGVLTFADTQVAGRYLSPEDRPAALTTLSALCRDLIRRTEDGSNPGLRLIAVRHLIDAATQPDAIQGWLTEGTVPGGPELDAELRWRILTRLAVLGATDESAIAAELGQDPSATGQEGAARCRAALPTPQAKAAAWQAMFTDDSLSNYLFSAIAQGFWQPEQTDLVSAYVPRYYPEATKLAVRRGPAIAEAAGRYAFPAYAIDANSLHLGEEALTDQALIPALRRKLADQIDDLRRALAVRDAH from the coding sequence ATGTCCGTACTGATGCGCGATGAAGCGCAGACCCGAGCCCAGTTCCTCGACGTACAGCGGTACACGATCGACCTCGATCTGACCGCGGGGGAGGAGACCTTCGACTCCCGCACCCTCATTCGGTTCACCGCCCTCGCGGACGGCGACACCTTCGTCGAGATCAAGCCCGCCACCCTGCGCTCGATCAGCCTCGACGGGCACCCACTCGACCCCGCGGACCTCGACGGCAACCGGTTCCCGCTCACCTCCCTGACCAGCGGCGAACACGAACTCCGCATCGACGCCGCCATGCGCTACTCCCGCACCGGCGAAGGCATGCACCGCTTCACCGACCCCGCCGACAACGAGACCTACCTCTACACCCAGCTCTTCATGGAGGACGTCCAGCGCGTCTTCGCCGCGTTCGACCAGCCCGACCTCAAATCCGTCTTCGCCCTCACCGTCACCGCCCCCGAAGGCTGGACCGTCCTCGGCAACGGCACCGCCCAGCACACCGGGGACGGCCGCTGGACCATCGCCCCCACACCGCCGATCTCCACCTACCTCGTCGCCGTCGCCGCCGGCCCCTGGCACTCCGTGACCACCGAACACGCCGGACTGCCCTTCGGTATCCACTGCCGCCGCTCCCTCGCCCCCCACCTCGACACCGACGCCGAGGAAATCCTCGACATCACCCGCGCCTGCTTCGACCGGTTCCAGGAGAAGTTCGACGAGCCCTACCCCTTCGACTCCTACGACCAGGCCTTCGTCCCCGAATTCAACGCGGGCGCCATGGAGAACCCCGGCCTCGTCACCTTCCGCGACGAATTCATCTACCGCTCCGCCGTCACCGACACCGAGCGCCAGGTCCGCGGCATGGTCATCGCCCACGAAATGGCCCACATGTGGTTCGGCGACCTCGTCACCCTCGCCTGGTGGGACGACATCTGGCTCAACGAGTCCTTCGCCGAATACATGGGCTACCAGACCCTCGCCGAAGCCACCCGTTTCACCGACACCTGGGTCGACTTCGGCGTCGCCCGCAAGGGCTGGGGCTACGACGCCGACCAACGCCCCTCCACCCACCCCGTCGCACCCGACCCGGCCGCCGTCCCCGACACCGCCTCCGCGATGCTCAACTTCGACGGCATCTCCTACGCCAAGGGCGCATCCGCCCTGCGCCAACTCGTCACCTGGCTCGGCGAGAAGGACTTCCTGGCCGGTATCAACACCCACTTCGCCCGCCACAAATTCGGCAACGCCACCCTCGCCGACTTCATCGACAACCTCGCATCCGCCACCGACCGCGACGTCCACGCCTGGGCCGGCCAGTGGCTGCGCACCACCGGAGTCGACACCCTCACCCCGCACATCACCGAAACCGACACCACCTGGTCCCTGGCCGTCGACCACCACGGCTCCCGCCCCCACCGCATCGCCGTCGGCACCTACGACCACGCCATCGACACCCAGTCCGGCCCCGACCGGCTCGTCCTGCGCGACCGCTTCGACATCGGCATCCCCCAGGACGACGCCCCCACCACCCGCCCCGGCCGCCGCCCCGCCCTCGTCGTCCTCAACGACAGCGACCTCACCTACGCCAAGGTCCGCCTCGACCCGGACTCCTGGAACACCGTCCTGAGCAGCCTCTCCGGCATCCCCGACGCACTCACCCGAGCCGTCGTCTGGAACACCGCCCGCGACATGGTCCGCGACGGCGAACTCGCCCCCGCCACCTACATCGAGGCCGCCCGCACCCACCTCCCGCACGAAACCGACCTCGCACTCCACCAGGGCGTCCTCACCTTCGCCGACACCCAGGTCGCCGGACGCTACCTCAGCCCCGAAGACCGCCCGGCCGCCCTCACCACCCTGAGCGCCCTGTGCCGCGACCTCATCCGCCGCACCGAGGACGGCAGCAACCCCGGCCTCCGCCTCATCGCCGTACGCCACCTCATCGACGCCGCCACCCAGCCCGACGCCATCCAGGGCTGGCTCACCGAAGGCACCGTCCCCGGCGGACCCGAACTCGACGCCGAACTGCGCTGGCGCATCCTCACCCGCCTCGCCGTCCTCGGCGCCACCGACGAATCCGCCATCGCGGCCGAACTCGGCCAGGACCCCAGCGCCACCGGCCAGGAAGGCGCCGCCCGCTGCCGCGCCGCCCTGCCCACCCCCCAGGCCAAGGCCGCGGCCTGGCAGGCCATGTTCACCGACGACAGCCTCTCCAACTACCTCTTCAGCGCCATCGCGCAGGGCTTCTGGCAACCCGAACAGACCGACCTCGTCAGCGCGTACGTGCCCCGCTACTACCCCGAGGCAACGAAACTCGCCGTCCGCCGCGGACCCGCCATCGCCGAAGCCGCCGGACGCTACGCGTTCCCCGCGTACGCCATCGACGCCAACAGCCTCCACCTCGGCGAAGAGGCACTCACCGACCAGGCACTCATCCCCGCCCTGCGCCGCAAACTCGCCGACCAGATCGACGACCTGCGCCGCGCCCTCGCCGTCCGCGACGCTCACTGA